Within Candidatus Auribacterota bacterium, the genomic segment ATGAGAAATTCAAGCAGCTTCTTGAATCAGGTAAAACGCTCGAGGCGATCGGCAGAGTCTTTGGGTTCACCCGGCAGTATACGTCACTGAAAAAGATAGAATTTGGCCTCCAACCCCCCGAAAAGAAATATCACGACAAGAACTGGCTGTCCCAGAGGTACATACAGGAAAACAGGACACTGGCGGAGATTGCGGATGAGTGTGGAGTCGATCCAGGCACTATATACGTGCACATCAAGAAATGGGGCATCCCGCTTAAGGGTGTGCCGTCTGGCGTGAGGCATCATCGCTGGAAGGGGGGCCGCTTTGTGCGCCCGGACGGCTCCATCGTGATCACCGCGGGCAAGGACAAGGGCAAGTATGTCCACCGCCTTGTCATGGAGCAGTCGCTGGGCAGGCTGCTGAAGAGGCGTGAGAAGGTGTACCATATAGACGGCAACAAGTCGAACATCGATATCAGCAATCTTCGCCTGGTGAGCACGGAGTAGAGGTCGAGCTCGATCGAGAAACGTCGGAAAGGAGTGCGGATCATTGGTTGTCCTGGATTTTCACGCAGGAGTGGCCGATCCGCGCGGGTGAAGGTGATTCCATGAGAAAGAGTGCGTTCGCGCTGGCCGCACTCCTCGGCCTGCTCGTTGGTATCTCTGGTTGCTCTGCGATAGATGAGTCCCCCGTTGGCAAGGGTGTCAAAACCTATGAGAGGTACAGTGACGAAATCGGCAGGGAAAAAGATGTGAAGGTATTGGGCAAGGATGTGATCATTGAGCCTGAAGCGGACAAGAAGATTCGTATCAATTTTTAGCCCTCTCCTCCCTGCTGTTCTCCTGCGCGTCACAATCGGAGCTTCCCATTGATTCCTCGTCCCCAGCTGCTCTATGCGTACGCGCTGATCATGAACAGCGCCACCGGGGTCCTGGTGGTGGCCCTGCCGCTGCTCGGCATCAGGTTCGGCGCGAACCCGCTGCAGCTCGGCGTCCTCGGATCGGCGGGAGCGCTAGCCTATGCCCTCGCGTGC encodes:
- a CDS encoding HNH endonuclease signature motif containing protein, which translates into the protein MARNLEKAIARFSKRYKEFGSYEKFKQLLESGKTLEAIGRVFGFTRQYTSLKKIEFGLQPPEKKYHDKNWLSQRYIQENRTLAEIADECGVDPGTIYVHIKKWGIPLKGVPSGVRHHRWKGGRFVRPDGSIVITAGKDKGKYVHRLVMEQSLGRLLKRREKVYHIDGNKSNIDISNLRLVSTE